The Solenopsis invicta isolate M01_SB chromosome 12, UNIL_Sinv_3.0, whole genome shotgun sequence genome window below encodes:
- the LOC120359214 gene encoding uncharacterized protein LOC120359214 isoform X2 — MTKFMPQPYNDKNLAYLHSLMQQKKHAPENWPNYTVEVRGEATSDFSSTSDDTSITYKKSSKKSKVESVHKNLGISGQKQEDLNINKRKELYKKPPSNTSISRKEIDLKTLQSTNTCNDSMRSTDTSVLYDDEIPVMNFDPMSLTDDIKGLINRGFRSQSVQLTKISTQLEEIYNILQEKKIGNFSEICNTGNFTEKYQIDLPFKNLEDFQNFDSKLKTDTKFQEDVKFNIWTLVDSKSSLTHTILLLRNIEIIQKLRRLPSKVFVKV, encoded by the exons ATGACAAAATTTATGCCACAGCCATATAATGATAAGAATTTAGCCTATTTGCATTCTCTTATGCAACAGAAGAAACATGCGCCAGAAAATTGGCCAAATTATACCGTTGAAGTACGAGGTGAAGCAA cATCTGATTTTTCTTCGACTTCTGATGATACGAGCATTACATATAAAAAGAGCAGCAAAAAATCAAAAGTGGAATCTGTTCATAAAAATTTag gAATATCTGGACAAAAACAagaagatttaaatataaataaaa gaaaagaattatataaaaaacctCCATCTAATACCTCGATTTCCAGAAAGGAAATTGATTTGAAGACTTTACAATCAACAAATACATGCAATGATAGCATGCGAAGCACTGATACGTCTGTATTATATGACGATGAAATCCCAGTCATGAACTTTGACCCGATGTCTTTAACGGATG atattaaaggTTTAATAAACAGAGGGTTCCGTAGCCAAAGCGTACAACTAACCAAAATAAGTACACAGTTAGaggaaatttataatattttgcaagaaaaaaaaataggcaACTTCTCCGAGATCTGTAATACTGGAAATTTTACGGAAAAGTACCAAATagatttaccatttaaaaatttagaagattTCCAGAATTTTGACAGCAAATTAAAAACGGATACAAAATTTCAAGAAGACGTT AAGTTTAATATATGGACATTAGTTGATTCCAAATCTTCACTTACCCACACT ATATTATTGTTGCGGAATATAGAAATAATCCAAAAGCTTCGCCGATTACCGTCAAAAGTTTTTGTAAAAGTGTAG
- the LOC120359214 gene encoding uncharacterized protein LOC120359214 isoform X1, with amino-acid sequence MTKFMPQPYNDKNLAYLHSLMQQKKHAPENWPNYTVEVRGEATSDFSSTSDDTSITYKKSSKKSKVESVHKNLGISGQKQEDLNINKRKELYKKPPSNTSISRKEIDLKTLQSTNTCNDSMRSTDTSVLYDDEIPVMNFDPMSLTDDIKGLINRGFRSQSVQLTKISTQLEEIYNILQEKKIGNFSEICNTGNFTEKYQIDLPFKNLEDFQNFDSKLKTDTKFQEDVKFNIWTLVDSKSSLTHTVRNILKRYMSRNVIQKYTAVKETATKLTFQQTNFFSYIQDIFIKI; translated from the exons ATGACAAAATTTATGCCACAGCCATATAATGATAAGAATTTAGCCTATTTGCATTCTCTTATGCAACAGAAGAAACATGCGCCAGAAAATTGGCCAAATTATACCGTTGAAGTACGAGGTGAAGCAA cATCTGATTTTTCTTCGACTTCTGATGATACGAGCATTACATATAAAAAGAGCAGCAAAAAATCAAAAGTGGAATCTGTTCATAAAAATTTag gAATATCTGGACAAAAACAagaagatttaaatataaataaaa gaaaagaattatataaaaaacctCCATCTAATACCTCGATTTCCAGAAAGGAAATTGATTTGAAGACTTTACAATCAACAAATACATGCAATGATAGCATGCGAAGCACTGATACGTCTGTATTATATGACGATGAAATCCCAGTCATGAACTTTGACCCGATGTCTTTAACGGATG atattaaaggTTTAATAAACAGAGGGTTCCGTAGCCAAAGCGTACAACTAACCAAAATAAGTACACAGTTAGaggaaatttataatattttgcaagaaaaaaaaataggcaACTTCTCCGAGATCTGTAATACTGGAAATTTTACGGAAAAGTACCAAATagatttaccatttaaaaatttagaagattTCCAGAATTTTGACAGCAAATTAAAAACGGATACAAAATTTCAAGAAGACGTT AAGTTTAATATATGGACATTAGTTGATTCCAAATCTTCACTTACCCACACTGTAAGGAACATTTTGAAACGTTACATGTCAAGAAATgtgatacaaaaatatactGCTGTGAAAGAAACGGCAACGAAACTCACTTTCCAGcaaacaaactttttttcctatattcaagatatttttattaaaatttaa
- the LOC120359278 gene encoding KRAB-A domain-containing protein 2-like, with protein MKRDEYDKLLAETEEAKAAIKKTPLQYRRVKRFDVFEIGGTKKLISKDEPVKYYLPAEEIYDVIESAHIAVGHGGRDRMKKETSRKYANITNEMINIFLSMCETCQQKRSKRKKGLVSKPILHSEMNSRCQVDLIDMQSQADEQFKFIMVYQDHLTKFILLRALQSKRAEEVALQLTDIFLTFGAPCILHSDNGREFVNSVIEELFTYWPELKIVHGKPRHSQSQGSVERANQDIENMLASWLKDNNTTKWSNGLKFVQFMKNRALHFGIKQSPYKAMFGIEPRVGLTTSSLPSDMITNIHDENDLQNIIEQMNTEHEETEIVEEVQEDEAEAMLTTISSNISLARKEAKENLEKQAKRMQLISDATHSPVDIGANIIIPIPDVDRGKADLRNLIGIVLERNEDGLYKIGTKDGILNKLYCR; from the coding sequence ATGAAAAGAGATGAATACGATAAGTTATTAGCGGAGACTGAAGAAGCTAAAGCTGCAATAAAGAAGACGCCTTTGCAATACCGAAGAGTTAAAAGATTTGATGTTTTTGAAATCGGTGGAACGAAAAAGTTGATTTCAAAAGACGAACCAGTCAAGTATTATTTGCCAGCAGAAGAAATATACGACGTCATAGAAAGTGCGCATATAGCTGTAGGACATGGAGGTCGAGACAGAATGAAGAAGGAAACATCGAGGAAATACGCCAATATAACTaatgaaatgataaatatttttttgtcaatgtGCGAAACTTGTCAACAAAAAAGAAGCAAGCGCAAGAAAGGTTTGGTTTCTAAGCCGATCCTTCACTCAGAAATGAATAGCCGTTGTCAAGTAGATTTAATCGACATGCAATCTCAGGCTGatgaacaatttaaatttattatggttTACCAAGACCATTTAACGAAATTTATCTTACTGCGAGCGCTCCAGAGCAAAAGAGCTGAAGAAGTTGCTTTGCAACTTACtgatatttttttgacatttggaGCTCCCTGTATTTTACACTCTGATAATGGTAGAGAATTTGTCAATTCTGTCATAGAAGAGTTATTTACATATTGGCCGGAGTTAAAAATTGTTCACGGAAAGCCAAGACATAGCCAAAGTCAGGGTTCAGTTGAAAGAGCCAACCAGGACATAGAAAACATGTTGGCTTCATGGCTGAAAGACAACAATACCACCAAATGGTCGAATGGTCttaaatttgtacaatttatgaaaaatagagCACTTCATTTTGGAATCAAACAATCACCTTATAAAGCAATGTTTGGAATTGAACCAAGAGTTGGACTGACGACATCATCATTGCCATCTGATATGATTACAAATATCCATGATGAAAATGACCTTCAGAACATAATCGAGCAGATGAATACAGAGCACGAGGAAACTGAAATAGTTGAAGAAGTACAAGAAGATGAAGCGGAGGCGATGCTAACTACAATATCGTCAAACATCTCCTTAGCCAGGAAGGAAGCCAAAGAAAATTTGGAGAAACAGGCCAAAAGAATGCAATTGATTTCCGATGCAACTCATTCTCCGGTTGATATAGGAGCTAATATCATTATACCCATTCCAGATGTTGACAGAGGAAAGGCAGACTTACGAAATCTCATAGGTATCGTTCTTGAAAGAAATGAAGATGGATTATACAAAATTGGCACAAAGGACggaattctaaataaattatattgcaggTAA